Proteins co-encoded in one Natronorubrum daqingense genomic window:
- a CDS encoding DNA methyltransferase: MASHSENHSTTDPGNRDLAEINFEFANCDTSYLTHGLHSYPARMPPQIPKFFFGHYLGTDDIQPGDTVWDPFGGSGTTALEAQLLNLRATVSDINPLACMITRAKTTQIDIECYREAWRVFAHGRLPEFSDPITEAFQQIDESYARGDDMAALRPEVSERFEWFPKPQLYHLRHLRERIDAVEIHYEEAIARFFRIALSITAREVSFQRTGEYKRYRIPEEARAEHNPDVFRIFTRELRSNLQRMDQYVNAISDPKPVVVSHGDSRTATHIPTNSADIVLTSPPYGDHDTTVAYGQYSLDPAVISMKVSRAMMKEVDKMGLGGRNNPSDGLRSLATRSEMLGDVLHVLRSQDGRSEDTLSFFNDYFDVIKQVKRVLRGGQPAVFVVANRTVSDVQIPLDQITMELLESLGFEPQMILSRSLPYKTLPYANSPQNVAGQTGSMMSDENIVIARSPN, encoded by the coding sequence ATGGCGAGCCATTCGGAAAATCATTCTACTACCGATCCCGGTAATCGCGACCTCGCGGAGATCAACTTCGAATTCGCGAACTGCGATACCTCGTATCTAACGCATGGCTTGCATAGCTATCCAGCCCGGATGCCACCACAGATTCCGAAGTTCTTTTTTGGTCACTATCTCGGAACGGACGATATCCAACCAGGTGACACCGTTTGGGATCCGTTCGGGGGTAGCGGGACCACCGCCTTGGAGGCCCAACTCTTGAATCTGCGAGCGACAGTCAGTGACATCAACCCGCTTGCGTGTATGATCACACGAGCAAAGACAACCCAAATCGATATTGAGTGTTATCGCGAGGCTTGGCGGGTCTTTGCCCACGGCCGACTTCCGGAATTCTCGGACCCCATCACCGAAGCTTTCCAGCAGATCGACGAGTCATACGCCCGCGGGGACGATATGGCGGCGCTGCGCCCCGAGGTAAGCGAGCGATTCGAGTGGTTCCCCAAACCACAACTCTACCACCTCCGTCATCTCCGCGAGCGTATTGATGCGGTCGAAATCCACTATGAAGAGGCTATCGCTCGGTTCTTCCGCATCGCTCTGTCCATTACTGCGCGCGAAGTCAGCTTCCAGCGAACAGGCGAGTACAAGCGCTATCGCATCCCCGAAGAGGCGCGTGCAGAGCATAACCCAGACGTGTTTCGGATCTTTACGCGGGAACTTCGGAGTAACCTCCAACGAATGGATCAGTACGTGAATGCAATTTCAGATCCCAAGCCAGTAGTAGTCTCCCATGGGGACTCGCGGACGGCGACTCACATCCCAACTAACTCAGCAGACATCGTCCTTACATCACCGCCATATGGTGACCATGATACTACCGTAGCGTATGGCCAATACTCCCTTGATCCGGCCGTCATTTCGATGAAAGTTTCACGTGCCATGATGAAGGAAGTAGACAAGATGGGCTTGGGCGGACGCAACAACCCGAGTGACGGGCTTAGGTCACTGGCGACGCGATCCGAGATGCTTGGTGATGTTCTGCACGTACTTCGGTCCCAAGATGGACGGAGCGAAGACACTCTCTCCTTTTTCAACGATTACTTCGACGTGATAAAGCAGGTCAAGCGCGTGCTTCGTGGCGGGCAACCGGCCGTGTTCGTCGTGGCGAACCGCACCGTCTCAGACGTACAGATCCCCTTGGACCAGATTACGATGGAGTTGCTGGAGAGCCTTGGCTTTGAACCCCAAATGATTCTGTCTCGCTCGCTGCCATATAAGACGCTCCCGTACGCAAACTCCCCACAGAACGTGGCAGGTCAAACAGGTTCGATGATGTCCGACGAGAACATTGTGATCGCCCGGAGTCCAAACTAA
- a CDS encoding AAA-associated domain-containing protein has product MDRLEEICQLVTDQPRSKSQLVDDLVENNDAVYDTIRLGEWLGFLSATDKGVVTTDLGTELITKAGRKRADVFATGLANHEPYCQILRSLDDKGVLFEGPLERQTVLSLLKDEYGLELSTKTLKERVGTFFATLEAAGMGEYVFASRNTISHFKFDEEFRDRLPGTVWIASDSPDDSGSGSESGDTSVQDRLNVSYEEDQANLGSVDIDEPTDSGTTNDGIQTTITGESFSLGDVKTELTIDSEGEVNCVLSIHVDDSSDPDHLEEVLLAIRRAMQTEL; this is encoded by the coding sequence GTGGACCGACTTGAGGAGATTTGCCAACTCGTCACTGACCAGCCTAGGAGCAAATCCCAGCTAGTTGATGATCTCGTGGAAAACAACGACGCAGTCTATGATACAATCAGGCTCGGCGAGTGGTTAGGTTTCCTCTCAGCGACCGACAAAGGTGTTGTTACGACTGACTTGGGAACGGAGTTAATCACCAAGGCCGGCCGTAAGCGAGCGGACGTGTTTGCAACTGGATTGGCGAACCACGAGCCGTACTGCCAGATCCTCCGCTCGTTGGACGACAAGGGAGTGCTCTTCGAAGGCCCCTTAGAGCGCCAGACGGTACTCTCGTTATTAAAAGATGAATACGGACTTGAGTTGAGCACGAAAACTCTGAAAGAACGTGTCGGGACGTTCTTTGCGACGTTGGAGGCTGCAGGAATGGGCGAGTACGTCTTTGCATCTAGGAACACCATCAGTCACTTCAAATTTGATGAAGAGTTCCGCGATCGCCTTCCGGGGACGGTTTGGATTGCAAGCGACTCTCCAGACGATTCGGGGTCTGGGTCAGAATCTGGCGATACTAGCGTACAAGATAGATTGAACGTCAGCTACGAAGAGGATCAGGCTAACTTGGGCTCGGTTGATATTGACGAACCTACTGATTCAGGGACAACGAATGATGGGATCCAGACCACTATCACTGGCGAGTCATTCAGCTTGGGTGATGTGAAGACAGAACTCACGATTGATTCGGAGGGCGAAGTCAATTGTGTCCTCTCAATCCATGTTGACGATTCGTCCGATCCAGACCATCTTGAGGAAGTATTATTGGCGATCCGGCGAGCAATGCAGACTGAGCTCTAA